One genomic segment of Prochlorococcus marinus str. MIT 0919 includes these proteins:
- the holA gene encoding DNA polymerase III subunit delta, with product MPIHLIWGDDYGSSDRAIEKLIKSIIDPTWISINLSRLDGQDLSQASKALEEVQTPPFGNGGRVVVLKHSPFCNGCSSELSFQFEATLQHIPNTTHLVLNNSNKPDKRLKTTKLIQGLIKSKQATEEKFLLPAFWDEAGMKVLVERTALAMNIDLEEEAIYALIEAIGADTTRLISELNKLSLLEKAKTKQINNTEERVLITKKSVHGLLQGLSTNSLEIGNYLLEGNFGEAVTRANSLIDSGEPALRIISTLTGQIRGWLWVHLLEKDNQQDISFIAKQAGLANPKRVYVIRKQIKNKSTDFLIDLLKKLLKIEILVKQGTNPKHAFADGLLISC from the coding sequence ATGCCAATACATTTAATTTGGGGTGATGATTACGGATCTAGTGATCGCGCAATTGAAAAGCTTATTAAAAGCATCATTGATCCAACTTGGATAAGCATCAATCTTAGTAGGTTGGATGGTCAAGATCTTTCACAGGCAAGTAAAGCTCTTGAAGAAGTGCAAACTCCTCCTTTTGGGAATGGTGGCAGAGTGGTTGTGTTAAAACACAGTCCTTTCTGCAATGGATGCTCTTCTGAACTATCTTTTCAATTTGAAGCAACCTTACAGCATATACCCAATACAACACATCTGGTGCTAAACAATTCAAATAAACCAGATAAAAGATTAAAGACCACAAAGTTAATTCAAGGCCTTATTAAATCCAAACAAGCAACAGAAGAAAAATTTTTGTTACCTGCCTTTTGGGATGAAGCCGGAATGAAAGTTTTAGTAGAAAGAACTGCTCTAGCAATGAATATTGACCTTGAAGAAGAAGCAATTTATGCTCTAATTGAAGCCATTGGTGCTGATACAACAAGGTTAATCAGCGAACTAAATAAACTCTCTTTACTCGAAAAAGCAAAAACAAAGCAAATAAATAACACAGAAGAAAGAGTTCTAATTACTAAAAAATCTGTACATGGACTATTACAAGGTCTCTCCACAAACTCTTTAGAAATTGGGAATTACCTATTAGAAGGCAATTTTGGAGAAGCAGTTACTAGAGCAAATAGTTTAATAGATTCTGGAGAACCAGCTCTAAGAATTATTTCAACACTCACAGGACAAATACGCGGGTGGTTATGGGTCCATTTACTAGAAAAAGATAATCAACAAGATATTTCATTTATTGCAAAACAAGCAGGGCTTGCCAACCCCAAAAGAGTTTATGTAATCAGAAAACAAATCAAAAATAAATCCACTGACTTTTTGATTGACCTACTCAAAAAACTATTAAAAATAGAAATACTGGTAAAACAAGGGACTAATCCAAAACATGCATTTGCTGATGGACTTCTAATATCATGCTGA